One genomic segment of Vibrio sp. SCSIO 43136 includes these proteins:
- a CDS encoding sugar efflux transporter, protein MYRDKIALLFIGTAFAIGLCGAFFYPLTSLFIVEALGAQPAMLSLYMFLAVSSSVVVSQWIAKRSDQGLSRKRILMVSMSCYMLTAFSFVFIRDYYLALIVVVMLGSVGGAAFGQLFAMGREYGDKYLSDSTSFMSVMRSGIAIAWVFGPPLAFWLKAQVGFSASFSVSAVVGLTSVVLTGLFLPDAVSQSEEVNSEPNKGLNTQVVLFCIAVVLMFGSNNLYITSMPLYLSQELVVDPSWLGLLFGAAALFEIPIMIAAGAFAARFGAKQVLLFGTFAGTLFYLTIIYATQFWALLAAQLLNGLFIGVCATLGMTVLQDMMKDRLGTASTLFSNMLQVSLLVASLSVGVIGELSSYYSSFYACLVGVVLSGGVVAYLAFFSVQDKPQEGAVCS, encoded by the coding sequence GCTTTATTGTTTATAGGTACCGCATTTGCGATTGGCTTGTGCGGTGCTTTCTTTTACCCCCTCACGAGTTTGTTCATCGTAGAGGCTCTAGGAGCTCAGCCAGCGATGCTGAGCCTGTATATGTTCTTGGCGGTATCTAGCTCTGTTGTCGTGTCTCAGTGGATAGCTAAGCGCTCTGACCAAGGCTTGAGTCGCAAACGCATTTTGATGGTCTCAATGAGCTGTTACATGCTGACGGCTTTTAGTTTTGTGTTTATACGAGACTACTATCTGGCACTTATAGTGGTTGTAATGTTGGGTAGCGTCGGTGGAGCAGCCTTCGGACAGTTATTTGCAATGGGGCGAGAGTATGGAGACAAGTACCTATCTGATAGTACTTCCTTTATGTCTGTTATGCGTTCTGGTATTGCAATAGCTTGGGTATTTGGCCCACCACTTGCCTTCTGGTTGAAAGCACAAGTTGGGTTCTCAGCGTCATTCTCAGTATCGGCGGTTGTCGGGCTAACCTCAGTAGTACTTACTGGATTGTTTCTTCCCGATGCTGTTAGTCAATCAGAAGAAGTTAATAGCGAGCCAAATAAAGGTCTCAATACCCAAGTTGTTTTGTTCTGTATTGCCGTTGTATTGATGTTTGGTTCGAACAATCTATATATCACAAGTATGCCACTTTACCTGTCACAAGAGTTGGTTGTTGACCCAAGTTGGTTAGGCTTACTGTTTGGTGCCGCCGCATTATTTGAGATTCCGATTATGATCGCAGCTGGTGCATTCGCCGCAAGGTTTGGTGCCAAGCAAGTGCTACTTTTTGGTACGTTCGCAGGGACACTTTTTTACTTGACCATTATCTACGCAACCCAGTTTTGGGCCTTATTGGCTGCCCAATTACTCAACGGGCTATTTATTGGTGTATGCGCTACATTAGGTATGACTGTGTTGCAGGATATGATGAAAGATAGGCTAGGAACTGCGTCGACACTATTTTCAAACATGTTACAAGTTAGCTTATTAGTGGCAAGTTTGTCTGTGGGAGTCATTGGGGAGTTAAGCAGCTATTACAGTAGCTTCTACGCCTGCCTGGTTGGCGTTGTTCTATCTGGTGGCGTGGTTGCCTACCTTGCTTTCTTTTCCGTTCAGGACAAGCCACAGGAAGGTGCTGTGTGTAGTTGA
- a CDS encoding methyl-accepting chemotaxis protein has translation MKLRHQSYLLSAIIFLGLLALAATSLWTLRIASDQDNQARVSQLFKSTYSILSEVEKLAAEGELEQEQAKALAARLLQNNIYKDNEYVYVADENLNFIAAPLDPELHGTSFHDFRDANGNSVGAILQQAVSQNPNRIAQYTWNLKLDDGTIEEKLSIAMKSDKWGWYVGTGIGFNEVNERFWSTARWQLALCIAIALGILMIIVVAIKKMQAILGAEPNEVRYAVQQVAAGNINTSLNECSDKDSIYYAVLQMNRSLAGLIGQMNDSTSALRNELESVAKRSVSIDELTDNQQQSTTLIATAMTEMASSANNVSDSASETAHNTDQADKQSQVTQQLIQSSLDNIVGLSEQLNTASSAVSNLDNDVNNIVRVLDVIGDIAEQTNLLALNAAIEAARAGEQGRGFAVVADEVRNLAGRTQHSTREIQEMIANLQQGSQNAIQSMLVCSQTSQSTVEESQGASEALKHIVEALEGISSMSHQIATAAAEQTQVGEDISHRINLIEEGGSQLRFQVSENNLSTQKLSQLADKLEASVSKFKLH, from the coding sequence TATCTTTTTAGGGCTACTCGCTTTAGCTGCTACCAGTTTGTGGACATTGCGCATCGCCAGTGACCAAGATAACCAAGCCCGTGTATCACAACTTTTTAAATCCACCTACAGCATCTTAAGTGAAGTCGAAAAACTTGCAGCTGAAGGCGAGTTAGAACAAGAGCAAGCGAAGGCGTTGGCAGCCCGCCTACTGCAAAACAACATCTACAAAGATAACGAATATGTTTACGTCGCAGATGAAAACCTAAACTTCATCGCTGCACCACTCGACCCAGAGCTACATGGCACTAGCTTCCATGATTTTCGAGATGCTAATGGCAACAGTGTTGGTGCTATATTGCAGCAGGCCGTATCTCAAAACCCTAATCGAATTGCTCAATACACATGGAATTTAAAGCTTGATGACGGAACAATCGAAGAGAAACTATCGATCGCAATGAAATCAGATAAATGGGGTTGGTATGTTGGAACAGGCATTGGCTTTAACGAAGTCAATGAGCGATTCTGGTCGACCGCTCGCTGGCAGCTGGCGCTTTGTATAGCTATCGCCCTAGGTATCTTAATGATCATTGTAGTGGCGATAAAAAAAATGCAAGCTATCTTAGGTGCAGAACCTAATGAAGTTCGCTATGCGGTTCAACAAGTGGCTGCAGGCAACATAAACACCAGTCTAAATGAGTGCAGCGACAAAGACAGCATCTACTACGCAGTTTTACAGATGAATCGTTCTCTGGCAGGTTTAATCGGCCAAATGAATGACTCAACATCAGCATTAAGGAACGAGCTAGAAAGCGTTGCGAAACGTTCAGTCTCCATTGACGAACTCACTGATAATCAGCAGCAATCAACGACACTTATTGCCACAGCGATGACAGAAATGGCATCTTCGGCCAATAACGTTTCTGACTCAGCCAGTGAAACAGCTCATAACACTGACCAAGCTGATAAACAAAGCCAAGTAACCCAACAATTGATCCAATCAAGCTTGGACAATATTGTTGGTCTCTCTGAACAGCTAAACACGGCAAGCAGTGCAGTATCAAACCTAGATAATGACGTAAATAATATTGTTAGAGTATTAGATGTAATTGGTGACATTGCAGAACAAACCAACCTATTGGCGCTTAATGCTGCTATTGAAGCCGCTCGAGCTGGTGAACAAGGCCGAGGTTTTGCGGTTGTTGCTGATGAAGTCAGAAACCTTGCTGGCAGAACCCAGCACAGCACCAGAGAGATCCAGGAGATGATTGCTAACCTACAACAAGGCTCTCAAAATGCAATTCAAAGCATGTTGGTATGTTCTCAAACAAGCCAGTCTACTGTAGAAGAGTCACAAGGAGCTTCAGAGGCGCTCAAACACATTGTAGAAGCACTCGAGGGTATTTCTTCAATGAGTCACCAAATTGCCACAGCAGCCGCTGAACAGACCCAAGTGGGCGAAGATATCTCTCACCGCATCAACTTAATTGAAGAAGGTGGTAGTCAGCTACGCTTCCAAGTTTCTGAGAACAACCTCAGCACTCAAAAGCTCAGCCAACTTGCTGATAAATTAGAAGCGAGTGTCAGTAAATTTAAGCTTCATTAA